The following proteins are encoded in a genomic region of Takifugu flavidus isolate HTHZ2018 chromosome 3, ASM371156v2, whole genome shotgun sequence:
- the steap3 gene encoding metalloreductase STEAP3 isoform X1: protein MQRFTTFVSAAPICSTHVGRGQGVGAWPGRHVGAYVTLSGKTHCRRRRRERENIMPDDMARPLIRGRGEGRGSRCLEASMCDPDAPVIGIMGTGDFSRSLARRLVASGYQVVVGSRNPKCFIALFPEEVEVTSQMEAASQAELVFVAVFPEHHSTLVELKPALAGKTLIDVSNGIRINLDGPSNAELLADMFPESSVVKGFNTISAWTLQVGPRDGSRQVFLCSNSSSAKSSVTQLCRQMGFVPVDMGPLSSSLEIENLPLYLFPSWRVPVICTLGLFIIFYLYNFIHDVLHPFVTSGKNLFYKMPIEVVNVTLPSVALVMLSLVYLPGLLAACLQLWLGTKYKRFPDRLDRWLTRRKQLGLCSFLCATLHAVYSLCLPMRKSARFKLVNMAFKQVKEGVEDSWVDAEVWRMELYLSVGIMALGLLSLLAITSLPSVANTVNWREFSFIQSTLGYCALAMATLHTLLFGWNRAFDASQYHFYMPPTFALVLILPLIVLLGRLVLLLPCMSRELRKIRRGWEKTRHIRFTFPEVVSHV from the exons ATGCAGCGTTTTACGACGTTTGTCTCGGCAGCTCCTATCTGCAGCACACACGTGGGGCGTGGCCAGGGCGTGGGGGCGTGGCCGGGGCGGCACGTTGGCGCCTACGTCACCTTATCAGGAAAAACACACTGTCGAAGGAGGAGGCGAGAGCGCGAG AATATTATGCCTGACGACATGGCGAGGCCTTTAATCCGGGGCCGTGGGGAAGGGAGAGGCTCCAGGTGCCTTGAGGCTTCCATGTGTGACCCCGACGCTCCAGTCATCGGCATCATGGGCACCGGCGACTTCTCCCGCTCATTAGCAAGAAGACTGGTGGCCTCGGGTTACCAAGTCGTGGTGGGGAGTCGGAACCCGAAATGCTTCATCGCTCTGTTCCCTGAAGAGGTCGAG GTGACTTCACAGATGGaagcagccagccaggcagaACTGGTCTTTGTGGCCGTTTTCCCTGAGCACCACTCCACTCTGGTTGAACTGAAGCCAGCACTGGCTGGAAAGACGTTGATCGACGTGAGCAACGGCATCAGGATCAACCTGGACGGGCCCTCGAACGCTGAGCTCCTGGCTGACATGTTTCCAGAGAGCTCTGTGGTCAAAGGCTTCAACACCATATCGGCTTGGACCCTCCAGGTGGGCCCACGAGACGGAAGCCGGCAG GTATTCttgtgcagcaacagcagcagcgccaaGAGCTCAGTCACTCAGCTCTGCAGACAAATGGGCTTCGTCCCAGTCGACATgggccccctctcctcctctctggagatCGAAAACCTCCCCCTCTATCTGTTTCCCTCGTGGCGTGTCCCGGTCATCTGCACCCTTGGCCTGTTCATCATCTTCTACCTGTACAACTTCATCCACGACGTCCTCCATCCCTTTGTGACATCGGGGAAGAATCTTTTCTACAAGATGCCCATCGAGGTGGTCAATGTCACGCTCCCCTCTGTGGCCTTGGTGATGCTCTCACTGGTATACCTGCCTGGTTTGCTTGCTGCCTGTCTCCAGCTTTGGTTAGGCACAAAGTACAAGCGCTTCCCTGACCGGCTGGACCGTTGGCTCACGAGGAGGAAGCAGCTTGGGCTGTGCAGCTTCCTGTGTGCCACTTTACACGCCGTCTACAGTCTGTGTCTCCCCATGAGGAAATCTGCCCGTTTCAAACTGGTCAATATGGCTTTTAAACAG GTGAAGGAGGGCGTGGAGGATTCCTGGGTGGACGCGGAGGTGTGGAGGATGGAGCTGTACCTCTCTGTGGGCATCATGGCCCTCGGACTGCTGTCTTTGCTGGCCATCACATCACTGCCCTCTGTGGCCAACACTGTCAACTGGAGGGAGTTCAGCTTCATACAA TCCACACTGGGTTACTGCGCCTTGGCCATGGCCACTCTCCACACGCTGTTATTCGGATGGAACCGTGCCTTCGACGCTTCCCAGTACCATTTTTACATGCCCCCCACTTTTGCGTTGGTCCTGATCCTCCCGCTCATCGTGCTGCTGGGCCGCCTGGTTCTTCTCCTGCCCTGCATGTCCAGAGAGCTCAGAAAGATCCGCCGCGGCTGGGAGAAGACCCGACACATCCGCTTCACTTTTCCGGAGGTGGTCAGCCACGTGTGA
- the LOC130523139 gene encoding homeobox protein engrailed-1-B-like, which yields MEEQKEPNSGRDSTEEESMSLSPNLPSPPLVLPHQAAQQAHRTTNFFIDNILRPDFGCRKEPSYRSQTPGRENVNPLGGGRPPHPGSLCLDSNCSSDSSSSSPSSSTSSSPSSKQNSSKQGDAASNGTGRFADSPSSIVVVSGSTGGTAATSESQQLLWPAWVYCTRYSDRPSSGPRTRKLKKKKSTKEDKRPRTAFTAEQLQRLKNEFQANRYITEQRRQSLAQELNLNESQIKIWFQNKRAKIKKASGYKNSLALQLMAQGLYNHSTTTVQDEKDESE from the exons ATGGAAGAGCAAAAGGAGCCCAACAGCGGCCGGGACTCCACCGAGGAAGAGAGCATGTCCCTGTCACCGAACCTCCCATCCCCGCCCCTGGTTTTACCCCACCAGGCCGCCCAGCAGGCCCACAGAACCACCAACTTTTTCATAGACAACATCCTTCGGCCGGACTTCGGGTGCCGAAAGGAGCCGAGCTACCGGAGCCAGACGCCGGGCCGAGAGAACGTGAACCCGCTGGGCGGCGGGAGGCCGCCGCACCCCGGCAGCCTGTGTCTGGACTCCAActgcagcagcgacagcagctcGTCGTCGCCCTCGTCGTCCACGTCCTCGTCACCTTCGTCCAAGCAGAACTCGTCGAAACAGGGCGACGCGGCGAGCAACGGGACGGGCAGGTTCGCCGACAGCCCGTCGTCCATCGTGGTCGTGAGCGGCAGCACCGGAGGCACCGCGGCCACCTCGGagagccagcagctgctgtggccCGCCTGGGTGTACTGCACCCGCTACTCGGACCGGCCCTCATCTG GCCCCAGGACACGGaaactgaaaaagaagaagagcacCAAGGAGGACAAGAGGCCGAGGACAGCGTTCACGGCCGAACAGCTGCAGAGACTGAAAAACGAGTTCCAGGCGAACCGCTACATCACGGAGCAGCGGAGACAGTCTCTGGCCCAGGAACTCAACCTGAACGAGTCTCAGATCaaaatctggttccagaacaaGCGGGCCAAGATCAAAAAAGCCAGCGGCTACAAGAACTCACTGGCCCTGCAGCTGATGGCCCAGGGACTCTACAACCATTCGACCACCACCGTGCAGGACGAGAAGGACGAGAGCGAGTAG
- the LOC130522524 gene encoding cilia- and flagella-associated protein 221-like isoform X3, with the protein MSRFEDSLLKRKRTLKVAIRCRMSRRLNRLRKQAGCAENPPSCQESLDDPLISSVRSEEKATCMLKITPDRIFPFTFPNFPDEDDPLALSNLRTLPVDPIEVTVTTDIPVFNLQVRSYELMGYQSVSTWKAFNSYIPVGLVRPLRALSEVEVLLSEEEEEIAHLSFTAPEALLGPPIANPFRIFNPAPGLRAYKPTLKYLEGDLEWHLCPLPRSVDSSTDLLPSMTPPPLTAPPDDLLPTADTARCQGSAVQLTPEMIRAQFLRGEAPVSNSNRDNGATGRQRMVLQSEVACRTERNQMGKQVMARLQQLC; encoded by the exons ATGTCCAGATTTGAAGATTCGCtgctgaaaaggaaaagaacatTAAAG GTGGCGATTCGCTGCCGCATGAGCCGGAGACTGAACCGTTTGAGGAAACAGGCAGGCTGTGCTGAGAACCCACCGTCATGTCAGGAGAGCTTGGATGATCCTCTGATCTCCAGCGTCAGAT CTGAAGAAAAGGCGACGTGCATGCTGAAGATCACACCTGACAGAATCTTTCCATTTACGTTCCCCAATTTCCCTGATGAGGATGACCCCCTG GCTCTCAGTAATTTGAGGACATTGCCTGTGGATCCCATCGAAGTGACCGTGACGACAGATATTCCTGTCTTCAACCTTCAA GTTCGCAGCTATGAGCTGATGGGCTACCAGTCTGTCTCCACCTGGAAGGCCTTTAATTCTTACATCCCAGTCGGTTTGGTGAGACCCCTTCGCGCCCTCTCAGAG GTTGAGGTGTTgctcagtgaggaagaggaggagatcgCTCATTTGTCCTTCACTGCTCCTGAGGCTCTGCTGGGACCCCCCATTGCAAACCCCTTCAGAATCTTT AACCCTGCTCCAGGCCTGCGGGCGTACAAACCCACACTGAAATACTTGGAGGGGGACCTGGAGTGGCACCTGTGCCCACTGCCCAG GTCTGTCGACTCCAGCACTGATCTACTTCCATCCATgacacctcctcctctgacGGCTCCTCCTGATGATCTGCTCCCAACAGCAGACACAGC CAGGTGCCAAGGCTCGGCAGTTCAGCTAACACCAGAGATGATAAGAGCACAGTTCTTGCGTGGGGAAGCTCCGGTCTCCAATAGCAACCGTGACAACGGAGCAACAGGAAG GCAACGGATGGTGCTTCAGTCAGAGGTGGCCTGCAGGACTGAGCGAAACCAGATGGGGAAGCAAGTGATGGCCAGGCTGCAGCAACTCTGCTGA
- the steap3 gene encoding metalloreductase STEAP3 isoform X2 translates to MNYNIMPDDMARPLIRGRGEGRGSRCLEASMCDPDAPVIGIMGTGDFSRSLARRLVASGYQVVVGSRNPKCFIALFPEEVEVTSQMEAASQAELVFVAVFPEHHSTLVELKPALAGKTLIDVSNGIRINLDGPSNAELLADMFPESSVVKGFNTISAWTLQVGPRDGSRQVFLCSNSSSAKSSVTQLCRQMGFVPVDMGPLSSSLEIENLPLYLFPSWRVPVICTLGLFIIFYLYNFIHDVLHPFVTSGKNLFYKMPIEVVNVTLPSVALVMLSLVYLPGLLAACLQLWLGTKYKRFPDRLDRWLTRRKQLGLCSFLCATLHAVYSLCLPMRKSARFKLVNMAFKQVKEGVEDSWVDAEVWRMELYLSVGIMALGLLSLLAITSLPSVANTVNWREFSFIQSTLGYCALAMATLHTLLFGWNRAFDASQYHFYMPPTFALVLILPLIVLLGRLVLLLPCMSRELRKIRRGWEKTRHIRFTFPEVVSHV, encoded by the exons ATGAATTAT AATATTATGCCTGACGACATGGCGAGGCCTTTAATCCGGGGCCGTGGGGAAGGGAGAGGCTCCAGGTGCCTTGAGGCTTCCATGTGTGACCCCGACGCTCCAGTCATCGGCATCATGGGCACCGGCGACTTCTCCCGCTCATTAGCAAGAAGACTGGTGGCCTCGGGTTACCAAGTCGTGGTGGGGAGTCGGAACCCGAAATGCTTCATCGCTCTGTTCCCTGAAGAGGTCGAG GTGACTTCACAGATGGaagcagccagccaggcagaACTGGTCTTTGTGGCCGTTTTCCCTGAGCACCACTCCACTCTGGTTGAACTGAAGCCAGCACTGGCTGGAAAGACGTTGATCGACGTGAGCAACGGCATCAGGATCAACCTGGACGGGCCCTCGAACGCTGAGCTCCTGGCTGACATGTTTCCAGAGAGCTCTGTGGTCAAAGGCTTCAACACCATATCGGCTTGGACCCTCCAGGTGGGCCCACGAGACGGAAGCCGGCAG GTATTCttgtgcagcaacagcagcagcgccaaGAGCTCAGTCACTCAGCTCTGCAGACAAATGGGCTTCGTCCCAGTCGACATgggccccctctcctcctctctggagatCGAAAACCTCCCCCTCTATCTGTTTCCCTCGTGGCGTGTCCCGGTCATCTGCACCCTTGGCCTGTTCATCATCTTCTACCTGTACAACTTCATCCACGACGTCCTCCATCCCTTTGTGACATCGGGGAAGAATCTTTTCTACAAGATGCCCATCGAGGTGGTCAATGTCACGCTCCCCTCTGTGGCCTTGGTGATGCTCTCACTGGTATACCTGCCTGGTTTGCTTGCTGCCTGTCTCCAGCTTTGGTTAGGCACAAAGTACAAGCGCTTCCCTGACCGGCTGGACCGTTGGCTCACGAGGAGGAAGCAGCTTGGGCTGTGCAGCTTCCTGTGTGCCACTTTACACGCCGTCTACAGTCTGTGTCTCCCCATGAGGAAATCTGCCCGTTTCAAACTGGTCAATATGGCTTTTAAACAG GTGAAGGAGGGCGTGGAGGATTCCTGGGTGGACGCGGAGGTGTGGAGGATGGAGCTGTACCTCTCTGTGGGCATCATGGCCCTCGGACTGCTGTCTTTGCTGGCCATCACATCACTGCCCTCTGTGGCCAACACTGTCAACTGGAGGGAGTTCAGCTTCATACAA TCCACACTGGGTTACTGCGCCTTGGCCATGGCCACTCTCCACACGCTGTTATTCGGATGGAACCGTGCCTTCGACGCTTCCCAGTACCATTTTTACATGCCCCCCACTTTTGCGTTGGTCCTGATCCTCCCGCTCATCGTGCTGCTGGGCCGCCTGGTTCTTCTCCTGCCCTGCATGTCCAGAGAGCTCAGAAAGATCCGCCGCGGCTGGGAGAAGACCCGACACATCCGCTTCACTTTTCCGGAGGTGGTCAGCCACGTGTGA
- the LOC130522524 gene encoding cilia- and flagella-associated protein 221-like isoform X4 — MSRFEDSLLKRKRTLKVAIRCRMSRRLNRLRKQAGCAENPPSCQESLDDPLISSVRSEEKATCMLKITPDRIFPFTFPNFPDEDDPLALSNLRTLPVDPIEVTVTTDIPVFNLQVRSYELMGYQSVSTWKAFNSYIPVGLVRPLRALSEVEVLLSEEEEEIAHLSFTAPEALLGPPIANPFRIFNPAPGLRAYKPTLKYLEGDLEWHLCPLPRSVDSSTDLLPSMTPPPLTAPPDDLLPTADTACQGSAVQLTPEMIRAQFLRGEAPVSNSNRDNGATGRQRMVLQSEVACRTERNQMGKQVMARLQQLC, encoded by the exons ATGTCCAGATTTGAAGATTCGCtgctgaaaaggaaaagaacatTAAAG GTGGCGATTCGCTGCCGCATGAGCCGGAGACTGAACCGTTTGAGGAAACAGGCAGGCTGTGCTGAGAACCCACCGTCATGTCAGGAGAGCTTGGATGATCCTCTGATCTCCAGCGTCAGAT CTGAAGAAAAGGCGACGTGCATGCTGAAGATCACACCTGACAGAATCTTTCCATTTACGTTCCCCAATTTCCCTGATGAGGATGACCCCCTG GCTCTCAGTAATTTGAGGACATTGCCTGTGGATCCCATCGAAGTGACCGTGACGACAGATATTCCTGTCTTCAACCTTCAA GTTCGCAGCTATGAGCTGATGGGCTACCAGTCTGTCTCCACCTGGAAGGCCTTTAATTCTTACATCCCAGTCGGTTTGGTGAGACCCCTTCGCGCCCTCTCAGAG GTTGAGGTGTTgctcagtgaggaagaggaggagatcgCTCATTTGTCCTTCACTGCTCCTGAGGCTCTGCTGGGACCCCCCATTGCAAACCCCTTCAGAATCTTT AACCCTGCTCCAGGCCTGCGGGCGTACAAACCCACACTGAAATACTTGGAGGGGGACCTGGAGTGGCACCTGTGCCCACTGCCCAG GTCTGTCGACTCCAGCACTGATCTACTTCCATCCATgacacctcctcctctgacGGCTCCTCCTGATGATCTGCTCCCAACAGCAGACACAGC GTGCCAAGGCTCGGCAGTTCAGCTAACACCAGAGATGATAAGAGCACAGTTCTTGCGTGGGGAAGCTCCGGTCTCCAATAGCAACCGTGACAACGGAGCAACAGGAAG GCAACGGATGGTGCTTCAGTCAGAGGTGGCCTGCAGGACTGAGCGAAACCAGATGGGGAAGCAAGTGATGGCCAGGCTGCAGCAACTCTGCTGA
- the LOC130522524 gene encoding cilia- and flagella-associated protein 221-like isoform X1 codes for MSRFEDSLLKRKRTLKVAIRCRMSRRLNRLRKQAGCAENPPSCQESLDDPLISSVRSEEKATCMLKITPDRIFPFTFPNFPDEDDPLALSNLRTLPVDPIEVTVTTDIPVFNLQVRSYELMGYQSVSTWKAFNSYIPVGLVRPLRALSEVEVLLSEEEEEIAHLSFTAPEALLGPPIANPFRIFNPAPGLRAYKPTLKYLEGDLEWHLCPLPRYQTCEHDTSGRKIKLAKQKDVIVGLMTWKNFDWITLNCLSMRPAATNNVLRSPQNPPRMSVDSSTDLLPSMTPPPLTAPPDDLLPTADTARCQGSAVQLTPEMIRAQFLRGEAPVSNSNRDNGATGRQRMVLQSEVACRTERNQMGKQVMARLQQLC; via the exons ATGTCCAGATTTGAAGATTCGCtgctgaaaaggaaaagaacatTAAAG GTGGCGATTCGCTGCCGCATGAGCCGGAGACTGAACCGTTTGAGGAAACAGGCAGGCTGTGCTGAGAACCCACCGTCATGTCAGGAGAGCTTGGATGATCCTCTGATCTCCAGCGTCAGAT CTGAAGAAAAGGCGACGTGCATGCTGAAGATCACACCTGACAGAATCTTTCCATTTACGTTCCCCAATTTCCCTGATGAGGATGACCCCCTG GCTCTCAGTAATTTGAGGACATTGCCTGTGGATCCCATCGAAGTGACCGTGACGACAGATATTCCTGTCTTCAACCTTCAA GTTCGCAGCTATGAGCTGATGGGCTACCAGTCTGTCTCCACCTGGAAGGCCTTTAATTCTTACATCCCAGTCGGTTTGGTGAGACCCCTTCGCGCCCTCTCAGAG GTTGAGGTGTTgctcagtgaggaagaggaggagatcgCTCATTTGTCCTTCACTGCTCCTGAGGCTCTGCTGGGACCCCCCATTGCAAACCCCTTCAGAATCTTT AACCCTGCTCCAGGCCTGCGGGCGTACAAACCCACACTGAAATACTTGGAGGGGGACCTGGAGTGGCACCTGTGCCCACTGCCCAG GTATCAAACGTGTGAACACGACACGAGTGGCAGAAAGATAAAGTTAGCAAAGCAAAAG GACGTGATTGTAGGACTCATGACCTGGAAGAACTTTGACTGGATTACCTTAAACTGTCTCTCCATGCGACCTGCTGCCACCAATAATGTCCTCAGGTCTCCACAAAACCCACCCAgaat GTCTGTCGACTCCAGCACTGATCTACTTCCATCCATgacacctcctcctctgacGGCTCCTCCTGATGATCTGCTCCCAACAGCAGACACAGC CAGGTGCCAAGGCTCGGCAGTTCAGCTAACACCAGAGATGATAAGAGCACAGTTCTTGCGTGGGGAAGCTCCGGTCTCCAATAGCAACCGTGACAACGGAGCAACAGGAAG GCAACGGATGGTGCTTCAGTCAGAGGTGGCCTGCAGGACTGAGCGAAACCAGATGGGGAAGCAAGTGATGGCCAGGCTGCAGCAACTCTGCTGA
- the LOC130522525 gene encoding complement C1q-like protein 2 encodes MVLLVLAIVVPLLLLRTPPISGHYYEMMGTCRMVCDPYTTKPGGATTMEVIQHADGAAALPQPPMAQGTRGEPGRPGKPGSRGPPGLPGPPGPRGPPGEPGGGGKFSFTSLSGAAGGNSDADGFNGTLNNYRIAFYVGLKNPHEGYEVLRFDDVITNLGNHYDPSTGKFTCQVSGIYFFTYHVLMRGGDGTSMWADLCKNGQVRASAIAQDADQNYDYASNSAVLHLNSGDEIYVKLDGGKAHGGNNNKYSTFSGFILYPD; translated from the exons ATGGTTCTGTTAGTTCTGGCCATCGTtgtcccgctgctgctgctccgcacCCCCCCCATCTCTGGCCATTACTATGAGATGATGGGAACCTGCCGGATGGTTTGCGACCCCTACACCACCAAGCCAGGAGGCGCCACAACTATGGAGGTCATCCAACACGCCGATGGCGCGGCTGCCCTACCGCAGCCGCCCATGGCGCAAGGTACCCGCGGGGAGCCAGGACGGCCGGGTAAACCGGGCTCCAGGGGTCCTCCAGGGTTACCCGGACCACCTGGTCCCAGGGGGCCACCAGGAGAGCCAGGCGGCGGCGGAAAGTTCTCTTTCACTTCGTTAAGTGGGGCTGCGGGGGGTAACAGTGACGCGGACGGCTTTAACGGAACCTTAAACAATTACAGGATCGCGTTTTACGTCGGCCTGAAGAATCCGCACGAGGGATACGAAGTGTTAAGGTTCGACGACGTGATCACAAACTTGGGGAACCACTACGACCCGAGCACGGGCAAGTTCACCTGCCAGGTGTCCGGGATCTATTTCTTCACCTACCATGTGCTGATGCGCGGGGGAGACGGAACCAGCATGTGGGCCGACCTGTGCAAAAACGGACAG GTGCGGGCCAGCGCCATTGCTCAGGATGCTGACCAGAACTACGACTACGCCAGCAACAGCGCCGTGCTGCACCTGAACTCCGGGGACGAGATCTACGTCAAACTGGACGGCGGCAAAGCGCACGgaggcaacaacaacaagtacAGCACCTTCTCCGGCTTCATCCTGTACCCCGACTAA
- the LOC130522524 gene encoding cilia- and flagella-associated protein 221-like isoform X2 translates to MSRFEDSLLKRKRTLKVAIRCRMSRRLNRLRKQAGCAENPPSCQESLDDPLISSVRSEEKATCMLKITPDRIFPFTFPNFPDEDDPLALSNLRTLPVDPIEVTVTTDIPVFNLQVRSYELMGYQSVSTWKAFNSYIPVGLVRPLRALSEVEVLLSEEEEEIAHLSFTAPEALLGPPIANPFRIFNPAPGLRAYKPTLKYLEGDLEWHLCPLPRYQTCEHDTSGRKIKLAKQKDVIVGLMTWKNFDWITLNCLSMRPAATNNVLRSPQNPPRMSVDSSTDLLPSMTPPPLTAPPDDLLPTADTACQGSAVQLTPEMIRAQFLRGEAPVSNSNRDNGATGRQRMVLQSEVACRTERNQMGKQVMARLQQLC, encoded by the exons ATGTCCAGATTTGAAGATTCGCtgctgaaaaggaaaagaacatTAAAG GTGGCGATTCGCTGCCGCATGAGCCGGAGACTGAACCGTTTGAGGAAACAGGCAGGCTGTGCTGAGAACCCACCGTCATGTCAGGAGAGCTTGGATGATCCTCTGATCTCCAGCGTCAGAT CTGAAGAAAAGGCGACGTGCATGCTGAAGATCACACCTGACAGAATCTTTCCATTTACGTTCCCCAATTTCCCTGATGAGGATGACCCCCTG GCTCTCAGTAATTTGAGGACATTGCCTGTGGATCCCATCGAAGTGACCGTGACGACAGATATTCCTGTCTTCAACCTTCAA GTTCGCAGCTATGAGCTGATGGGCTACCAGTCTGTCTCCACCTGGAAGGCCTTTAATTCTTACATCCCAGTCGGTTTGGTGAGACCCCTTCGCGCCCTCTCAGAG GTTGAGGTGTTgctcagtgaggaagaggaggagatcgCTCATTTGTCCTTCACTGCTCCTGAGGCTCTGCTGGGACCCCCCATTGCAAACCCCTTCAGAATCTTT AACCCTGCTCCAGGCCTGCGGGCGTACAAACCCACACTGAAATACTTGGAGGGGGACCTGGAGTGGCACCTGTGCCCACTGCCCAG GTATCAAACGTGTGAACACGACACGAGTGGCAGAAAGATAAAGTTAGCAAAGCAAAAG GACGTGATTGTAGGACTCATGACCTGGAAGAACTTTGACTGGATTACCTTAAACTGTCTCTCCATGCGACCTGCTGCCACCAATAATGTCCTCAGGTCTCCACAAAACCCACCCAgaat GTCTGTCGACTCCAGCACTGATCTACTTCCATCCATgacacctcctcctctgacGGCTCCTCCTGATGATCTGCTCCCAACAGCAGACACAGC GTGCCAAGGCTCGGCAGTTCAGCTAACACCAGAGATGATAAGAGCACAGTTCTTGCGTGGGGAAGCTCCGGTCTCCAATAGCAACCGTGACAACGGAGCAACAGGAAG GCAACGGATGGTGCTTCAGTCAGAGGTGGCCTGCAGGACTGAGCGAAACCAGATGGGGAAGCAAGTGATGGCCAGGCTGCAGCAACTCTGCTGA
- the dbi gene encoding acyl-CoA-binding protein: MSEEAFQKAAEEVKVLKNKPSDSELGELYGLYKQVTVGDVNTDRPGMFDFTGKAKWDAWNAKKGVSKEDAMAAYVALVEKLKAKDGV, encoded by the exons ATGAGC GAGGAAGCGTTCCAGAAGGCAGCGGAGGAGGTCAAGGTGCTCAAGAACAAGCCGAGCGACTCGGAGCTGGGCGAGCTCTACGGCCTGTACAAGCAAGTCACGGTCGGAGACGTCAACACGG ATCGCCCGGGAATGTTTGACTTCACAGGTAAAGCAAAGTGGGATGCCTGGAACGCGAAAAAAG GTGTATCGAAGGAAGACGCGATGGCTGCTTATGTCGCTTTAGTGGAGAAGCTGAAGGCGAAAGATGGGGTTTAG